A genomic region of Nitrospirota bacterium contains the following coding sequences:
- a CDS encoding glycosyltransferase, whose protein sequence is MKGINIALILPARNEAETLPKVLQSIPPIINNIIVVDNGSTD, encoded by the coding sequence ATGAAAGGTATAAATATTGCTCTCATCCTGCCTGCAAGGAATGAGGCTGAAACTCTGCCGAAAGTTTTACAATCTATTCCTCCAATTATCAACAATATTATTGTTGTAGATAATGGGTCAACAGATG